The Pedobacter mucosus genome window below encodes:
- a CDS encoding acyltransferase family protein translates to MPTTLQKEKINYDFIDSLRFIAIITIVLEHSYVWPEPKFFTTLGEQSIQLFTMQVFKFGTILFYILAGFLIGDKIHTTTSLQYLKRRFDGTFKPWLFWIVIFLLFIYGNLLVVHIKGSWSPMFDKPFYGLGTQLYDIIVNTSFWFILNFLGSISILLIFRKYLYSWKVGIFLGLCSLFYSLNLYHEWIYSQHTTAILGFVFYLWLGVILHKYFKEFNEWVKRRSVITLAIFTILALIAACLESLYLIKAGVKADPYNTLRVTNIIYSLISFVFLYRLGNPLWIKKLNPRSSTYGIHLVHYIIIVQILPTIFLPLNITSIGKTSFELVLLQYGRFILTYFVSYFIVYLINKSNKIKWIVGQ, encoded by the coding sequence ATGCCTACCACACTCCAAAAAGAAAAGATCAATTACGATTTTATTGATTCTCTTAGATTTATCGCAATCATCACTATTGTACTCGAACATAGTTACGTATGGCCAGAGCCGAAGTTTTTCACCACTCTTGGCGAACAATCAATCCAACTTTTTACGATGCAAGTCTTCAAGTTCGGTACCATTTTATTTTATATTCTAGCTGGATTTTTAATTGGAGATAAAATTCATACCACCACATCTCTACAATATTTAAAGCGAAGATTTGACGGGACATTTAAACCTTGGCTTTTTTGGATCGTGATATTCTTGCTATTTATTTACGGCAATTTGCTTGTGGTTCATATCAAAGGTAGTTGGTCTCCAATGTTTGATAAACCATTTTATGGCCTAGGAACGCAGCTTTATGATATTATTGTAAATACGAGTTTCTGGTTTATCCTTAACTTTTTAGGAAGTATTTCAATTTTATTAATTTTCCGCAAATACTTATACAGTTGGAAAGTAGGGATATTTTTAGGCTTATGTTCCTTGTTTTATTCCCTTAATTTATACCATGAATGGATTTATAGTCAACATACAACAGCTATTTTAGGCTTTGTATTTTACCTTTGGTTAGGCGTAATTTTGCATAAATATTTCAAAGAATTTAATGAATGGGTTAAACGAAGATCTGTTATAACATTGGCCATTTTCACTATTTTGGCATTAATAGCTGCCTGCTTAGAAAGTTTATATTTAATTAAAGCAGGCGTAAAAGCAGATCCTTACAATACCCTCAGGGTTACCAATATCATTTACTCACTTATATCTTTCGTGTTTTTATATCGATTAGGCAATCCTTTGTGGATTAAGAAATTAAATCCACGTAGTAGCACTTATGGAATTCATTTGGTGCACTACATTATTATTGTTCAAATACTTCCAACTATTTTTTTACCATTAAATATCACTTCGATTGGCAAAACCTCTTTTGAACTTGTTTTGCTGCAATATGGCCGTTTCATTCTTACTTATTTTGTAAGCTATTTTATTGTTTATCTAATTAATAAGTCAAATAAAATAAAATGGATTGTAGGTCAATAA
- a CDS encoding class I SAM-dependent methyltransferase produces MELQNQNYISSNCRICSGAFSSTYIVKEMMFGYKDKFEYQQCSNCGCLQIAELPLNIHKYYPSHYYSFTATTAALKKQPLIKKIFSQIRLKKLMNSARPALKYLKPINVKFNDKILEIGCGKGQLICDLFNLGFENIEGVDKFIPHEINHGYGVKIMKKELSELNGHGYDLILMNHVLEHMDQQQEVLKQCYRLLKDKGCLMISIPILGAAWDIYKENWVQLDAPRHFFLHTLKSLAILAKDCGFEIRHELFDSISFQFWASELYKRNIPLFSEENNFKAFPIGTLFTQQELSNFEKESTRLNNIGKGDTAAFYLYKST; encoded by the coding sequence TTGGAATTACAAAATCAAAACTATATATCCTCAAATTGTAGAATTTGTAGTGGAGCTTTTTCAAGCACTTATATCGTAAAAGAAATGATGTTTGGGTATAAAGACAAATTTGAATACCAACAATGCTCAAACTGCGGATGTTTACAAATCGCTGAACTGCCATTAAATATTCATAAATATTACCCATCTCATTACTATTCTTTTACTGCGACAACGGCGGCCTTAAAGAAACAGCCACTTATAAAAAAAATATTTAGTCAAATTCGGCTAAAAAAGTTGATGAATAGTGCTCGACCAGCGCTTAAATATTTAAAACCAATTAATGTTAAATTCAACGACAAAATTCTTGAGATTGGTTGTGGTAAAGGCCAATTAATATGTGATCTTTTTAACCTCGGGTTTGAAAATATCGAGGGGGTTGATAAATTTATTCCTCATGAAATTAATCATGGTTATGGGGTAAAAATAATGAAAAAAGAACTGAGCGAATTGAACGGGCATGGCTACGATTTGATTTTAATGAATCATGTTTTAGAACACATGGATCAACAACAAGAAGTTCTTAAACAGTGTTACAGACTACTAAAAGATAAAGGATGTTTAATGATTAGCATTCCAATATTAGGAGCAGCGTGGGACATCTACAAAGAAAATTGGGTTCAGCTTGATGCGCCAAGGCATTTTTTTTTACATACGCTCAAAAGCTTAGCAATATTGGCTAAAGATTGTGGCTTTGAAATTAGGCATGAGCTATTCGATTCAATAAGTTTTCAATTCTGGGCAAGTGAACTTTATAAACGCAATATTCCTTTATTCTCCGAAGAAAATAATTTCAAAGCTTTTCCTATCGGAACTTTATTTACGCAGCAAGAATTGAGCAATTTTGAAAAGGAATCTACCAGATTAAATAACATTGGTAAGGGAGATACAGCTGCTTTTTATCTTTATAAATCTACCTAA
- a CDS encoding glycosyltransferase, with amino-acid sequence MISIIIASVQESFLKNVTLNIQQTIGVEFEVISYDNSKGELGLCEIYNLGAKQAKYDLLCFMHEDVDIKSQNWGLIVAEIFKNKQTGLVGLAGSTYKSIAPSGWFCNGGPQKINYINLLQRYKFDEADTFHHLQNPKGENLSEVIAVDGVWFCTRKAAVLKYPFDALTFKKFHCYDIDFSLSIRAEYKTYVTFEVLLAHFSEGNYDRTWVEETLKLYDKWNKILPIDIEGLSKKDIKVSEKHAFRFFLNRMKIAKFNKKQRLNVVLKSKIYQKVGLTLFLKLCIEA; translated from the coding sequence ATGATTTCTATAATAATAGCTTCAGTTCAAGAAAGTTTTTTAAAAAATGTTACTTTAAATATTCAGCAGACCATAGGCGTTGAATTTGAAGTCATCTCCTATGATAACAGTAAAGGAGAACTTGGTCTTTGCGAAATTTATAACCTTGGTGCCAAACAAGCAAAATATGATTTGTTGTGTTTCATGCATGAAGATGTTGATATTAAATCTCAAAACTGGGGTTTAATCGTAGCAGAAATATTCAAAAATAAACAAACGGGGCTAGTCGGGCTAGCAGGAAGCACCTATAAATCTATTGCGCCATCAGGATGGTTCTGCAATGGCGGACCTCAAAAAATTAACTACATCAACTTATTGCAGCGTTATAAATTTGATGAGGCGGATACTTTTCATCATTTACAAAACCCAAAAGGCGAAAATTTATCTGAGGTAATTGCTGTAGATGGAGTGTGGTTTTGTACTCGCAAAGCTGCTGTTTTAAAATATCCATTCGACGCATTAACCTTTAAAAAATTCCACTGTTACGACATTGATTTTTCTTTATCCATAAGAGCAGAATACAAGACTTATGTAACTTTTGAGGTTTTGTTAGCGCATTTTTCAGAAGGAAATTATGACCGTACTTGGGTCGAAGAAACGCTTAAACTTTATGATAAATGGAACAAAATTTTACCAATCGATATTGAAGGTTTATCAAAAAAAGATATTAAAGTTTCTGAAAAACATGCGTTTCGCTTTTTTCTTAATCGAATGAAGATTGCGAAGTTTAATAAAAAACAAAGACTAAATGTTGTACTCAAAAGTAAAATTTACCAAAAAGTCGGTCTTACTTTATTCCTGAAACTTTGTATTGAAGCTTAA